The Pirellulales bacterium genome contains the following window.
CGATCAGTGTCCCGCTGGAGAACCCGCTTTATCGCGTAGCACAAATGGCGGGCGTCATCACGCGTGAGGGGCGCGAGTGGACAGGCGATTTCGAGATCTTGGGAGGCCCCGTCAACGGAGAATCCAAGGACACCGTCGCGGGAGTCAGCGAAGTTGCTTATTTGCGTTTCGGCCAATTGCACATTGCCGGCATTCCAGGCGAAATCTATCCCGAATTGGTCTACGGTACGTTTCAGGAACCGGCCGACCCCAATGCAGATTTTCCCGACGCACCTTTGGAAACGCCCGTTATGAAGCTGTTGCCGGGCGACAAGACGATGCTTATTGGGCTGGCCAATGACGAGCTGGGCTATATCATTCCCAAGCGCCAATGGGACCACGCCAAGCCGTTTGCCTATGGCCGCAAGAAAAGCCAATACGGCGAAGAGAACAGTTGCGGGCCGCAAATGGCCGGCGTGCTGTTGGGGGCACTCGAGCATCGCATCGCAGAGCTGAACGCCGCGGCAGGCAAATAGCCACGGACCCACCGGCCAACATAAACCGCAGATCGGAGATCGGCGACGATGAGAATGACCACGCGTAATACGACGACGCTGGCAAGACTAGGCCTTCTGTTATGCTTTGCGGCGCTTGCAACCAGTCCACTGACCGCGACCGAGCCAGAGGATCCGAATCGACCGGGCGCCATTGCCACGTCGGACGTGCCCGTGGTGCCGCCCGAGTTGATAAGTCGGTTGACCCAGTATCAGAACATGCGGAGCGCCGTGTTCCTGGGCTGGTCCTACGAGCAGGGCGCAACTAGTGGCATTCTCATCGGCACCCGATTCGGCAATTCCGTACAGTTACACCGCGTCTACACGCCTGGGGGACGGCGCGAACAAATTACGTTCTTCGACGAACCTTCGACGGGCCGATTCATTCCCCAGGCAAGCGACGGCGCCATGCTCCTCTTGATGAGTAAAGGGGGCAATGAGAACGATCAGGTTTATCTGCTGGATCGTGCCAACTATCGCACGGCGCTGCTGACAGACGGTAAGTCGCGCAACATGCTGGGACCTGTCGAGCATCAAGGCTCGCGCATGATCGTAAACAGCAATCAACGCAATGGCCGCGACACCGACATATATATTGCCGACACGCGCCGCGCGGACAGCATGCAAGTGCTGTATCAAACCGACGGGCAATATTGGGTGGCCACCGATTGGTCTCTCGACGGTGGCCGGCTGTTGATGAACCGCTACGTATCGATCAACGAGTCCTATCCGGCATTGTTCGATGTCGCCAAGAAGGAGCTGAAGGCGCTGCCGCTACCCGTCGAAGGCAAGGTTTCCTTTGGCACGCTGGCCTTCGCCAAAGATGGTCGCTCGGCTTACGTTACTTGCGACGCCCAGGGAGAGTTCTTACAACTGGCGCGGCTTGACCTCGAATCGCTCAAGTACGAATGGTTGACCGAAGATATTCCCTGGGATGTGGCCGACGTGATTGTCGATCCCACCACGGGGGCCGTGGCCTTTACGATCAACGAAGACGGCGCGAGCAAGCTGTTCCTGTTAGAAGGCAAAACCAAGCGCGAGCTCAAGCTGCCGCTGGGCATTGTTAGCGGCGTCGAATTCTCGCCCAACGGTCAGGAGATCGGCCTGTCGCTCGCCCGCCCCGACGCTCCTGCTGACGCGTATTCCTTAAAACTGTCCGACGGCACGCTGACGCGCTGGACCTACAGTGAGGTCGGCGGGCTCAATCCGGCATCGTTCGTAGCGCCGGAGCGGATTCAGTTCTCGACATTCGATGGGCGGCAGATTCCGGCCTATTTTTACAAGCCGCGGACGGCCGCGGCCGATAAGCGGGCGGCGGTCCTGATCAATATTCACGGCGGACCCGAAGGGCAGTATCGTCCGCTGTTCTCGGGAGTCACGCAATACGAAGTCAACGAAATGGGGCTCGCGGTTATTTATCCGAACGTGCGCGGATCGGCCGGCTACGGCAAGACCTATTTGCAGCTCGATAACGCTGAACGTCGCGAGGACAGTGTCCGCGACATCGGCGCGCTGTTGGAATGGATCAAAGGTCGGCCCGAGCTGGATGCTTCGCGCGTGGCCGTGACCGGCGGTTCATACGGCGGCTACATGGTGCTCGCCTCGTTGGTAAATTTTCCGGATCGCATCAAGGCCGGCATCGATATCGTCGGTATCTCGAACTTCATCACTTTCCTGGAGCGCACCAGTCCGTACCGCCAGGACCTGCGTCGCGCTGAGTATGGTGACGAGCGGAAGCCGGAGATGCGGGCCGTATTCGACCACATCAACCCGGCCAATCGTGTGGACAAAATTCGCTCGGCCCTGTTGGTTGCCCACGGAATGAACGACCCCAGGGTGCCCTTTAGCGAAGCGCAACAAATCGCCGACAAAGTGCGGGCCGCCGGCCGTGCCGTGTGGACCGTGTATGCCGACAACGAGGGGCACGGCTTTGCCAAGAAAGACAATCGCGATTACCTGACCGCGGTGGAAGTGCTGTTTCTCGACAAGAACCTCAAGTAACGTCCCCAATAACCCGGCCGAGATTCCTTTGCATGTTGCGGTCAACCGTCCGGTCGTGAGTGGCAATTCCCATCGTATGTCCGATCATCCTTCTTACTTGCGCGTCTTCGCGACGTTCGCCCGCAACAGCCTGGTGCGGGACATGACGTTCCGCGTGAATTTCATCATCGATTGCGTGGCGTCGCTGTCCTGGGTGTCGATTCAACTGGCGTTTTATCTGTTGATCTTCGAGTTTGCTCCGTCGATAGGTCTGGACGGGGGTTGGGGAAAGAACGAATTCTTGGTGTTCCTGGCTACCACGCTGTTCGCCAATAGCCTTGTCGGCGCATTCTTCATGCCCAACCTGAGCGAATTCAGCGAGCTGATTCGCACGGGCAATCTCGACTTTGCCCTGCTCAAGCCGATCGACACCCAGTTTCTGATTTCCTTCTCGCGGATCGAGTGGTCGACGCTGTCGAATTTTATCTTTGCGCTGGTGTTGATGGTGGTGGCATTGCTGCGATTCGACGTGCCGCCGCATCCGGTGCAGTTTCTGCTTTACCCGGTGTATCTGCTGTGCGGCGTGGGGATGCTGTATAGCTTGATGATCGCGCTGTCGAGTCTGAGTGTGTGGCTGGGGCGCAATCAGAATCTGTATGATTTCTGGTTCTACATCACGAACTTCTCGCGCTATCCGATGGAAATATACGAAGGGACGGTTGGCACTCCATTGCGGCAGGTCTTCACGTTCTTGATTCCCATCCTGGTCGTGGTGAATGTGCCGGCGCGGATCTTGGCTCAGCCGCTATCCGCGCAGAACTGGCCGCTGGC
Protein-coding sequences here:
- a CDS encoding prolyl oligopeptidase family serine peptidase, whose translation is MRMTTRNTTTLARLGLLLCFAALATSPLTATEPEDPNRPGAIATSDVPVVPPELISRLTQYQNMRSAVFLGWSYEQGATSGILIGTRFGNSVQLHRVYTPGGRREQITFFDEPSTGRFIPQASDGAMLLLMSKGGNENDQVYLLDRANYRTALLTDGKSRNMLGPVEHQGSRMIVNSNQRNGRDTDIYIADTRRADSMQVLYQTDGQYWVATDWSLDGGRLLMNRYVSINESYPALFDVAKKELKALPLPVEGKVSFGTLAFAKDGRSAYVTCDAQGEFLQLARLDLESLKYEWLTEDIPWDVADVIVDPTTGAVAFTINEDGASKLFLLEGKTKRELKLPLGIVSGVEFSPNGQEIGLSLARPDAPADAYSLKLSDGTLTRWTYSEVGGLNPASFVAPERIQFSTFDGRQIPAYFYKPRTAAADKRAAVLINIHGGPEGQYRPLFSGVTQYEVNEMGLAVIYPNVRGSAGYGKTYLQLDNAERREDSVRDIGALLEWIKGRPELDASRVAVTGGSYGGYMVLASLVNFPDRIKAGIDIVGISNFITFLERTSPYRQDLRRAEYGDERKPEMRAVFDHINPANRVDKIRSALLVAHGMNDPRVPFSEAQQIADKVRAAGRAVWTVYADNEGHGFAKKDNRDYLTAVEVLFLDKNLK
- a CDS encoding ABC-2 family transporter protein produces the protein MSDHPSYLRVFATFARNSLVRDMTFRVNFIIDCVASLSWVSIQLAFYLLIFEFAPSIGLDGGWGKNEFLVFLATTLFANSLVGAFFMPNLSEFSELIRTGNLDFALLKPIDTQFLISFSRIEWSTLSNFIFALVLMVVALLRFDVPPHPVQFLLYPVYLLCGVGMLYSLMIALSSLSVWLGRNQNLYDFWFYITNFSRYPMEIYEGTVGTPLRQVFTFLIPILVVVNVPARILAQPLSAQNWPLAAFALLVTVASLVGSRWLFLWALKSYRSASS